ATTCCAACAAAGGTTTAgtaaaaacaaaacaaactcACTTTCAAAATTCGTTACTCAAATTTCTACTTTAAATGAAGAAAACAACATTTTCGAAAAGGGAAACCAAGAAAATTACATCACAAGCTTGAGACATTTataaaaacttttaaagtaccgTAAAAAATAGATAAACGTCACAGAAAAGTCATCTTCAAAATCAACGGAGCAAAAATATCCATTAACAAAACATTATATATGCATGCAAGTACgaatttgaaaaatatatgcGACGAATATCACAAAATAATTGAAGAAAACCTTTCGCTTTATCTCTTTAACAGCTCTCTGCGAATTCTCAGAATGCGGCACGAACGATGCGGGGACCCGACCCGGGTCAGTGAACATGGCGAGCCGGTAAGAATTGGCGAACAGAACAGCCAAGTACGTAAAAACGACAGCATTCAACTTGCCGAGAGATGAAGCCAGCCCGAACCACCTGTCGATGAACACGAGCATCGTCATGAAGTAGACGCAAGTGAATACAGCCATGACCAAACCTACGTGAAACGCGAATGTGAACCCACGGGCCAtttcgagtttttttttttgcaattatTTTTTTCTGATGTTACGGAAGCAGTGAGGAAGGCTCCCAACGGCGGAGCTTTAGCGGTGGGTAGTGAAGTTTCAGCAATGAGTTTGGGTAGAGGAGTGTAGTAGTAAATAGGAAGTAAGGTGCTGCTGTGCGGCGTGTTCAGTTAGTTCAATGGTGATGCATTTCAGGTTGTCTTTACATATCAAAGGTCTTCAAATTTTCTCACCTTATTTAATTTATTGTCTTTTTTCTACCAGCTTTTCTGGCtttttatatattcaaatttaaattaaaaataaattagagAAAAATCCctaattcaaatttaatttagtttttatttatatttgtcAAGTGAATTATATATAAACCGCTTTTATTGGTTTTTATCTAGGTTCATCACTAATTCCATATCTACGTATAacgagtaagtctcttgtgagacgaccTCATGGATTCTAATCTaggagatgggtcaaccctatcgctattcacaataaaaagtaattttcatagctaaaaagttatattttttcattgataacccaaataaaagatttatctcataaaatacgacatgtgataccgtctcacacaagtttttgcctacatATAACTTAATCACTTCTCGATGAACATTTTTCATcttcaaaataatattaattttggtTAAGTTGATGCCAGATGTGGGGGCACTGCCCCACATGGTTTGGATGGACAGGATTCACAcacatatgtgattttaaaaaaattaagaggGAATCAACCATCAATTccacattttttaaaataaatactatTTTTTTCCCTTTGAATAAAAAGTTTAATATatccaaaaaaatattattattaagacTGAATTATTTTGGGAAATATAATATTGTCGCACagtaaataaattgaaaaaaaaaactttaaaatgtTGGACCTCATATGGTTACAAGTTAGGTCTGGCTTTTTCCATACCATACGTATGTATATAGCAAAGAGTATTGAATGAGTTTTGGATTATCTAGGCCACCTACCTAGTGTTGtatctaaataatatattatatatataattataacgCATTGTTATTTGAAAATATACATACCAAACCTTTATTCGTCACATTAAATTCTTGATAATTGATCAAATGTTTACTTGCTCCACCAACTCATATACCGTCTGAAGCATGATCTCACAATCTTATTATATCGGCAATTGCTTTATTCGTATCGTTTGATTAATTGAAAAACTTTTATTTATATGAATCAAGATTAATGTTTGGGATGCAACCAAAGTCCGACATTTGAAGATCTAGAGAGAGATCATGAGTTAATAAAGATTGAATGATATTTCCATTGATATGAGGTCTTTTGGGTGGTTCCAAAAGCAAAACCATGAGAATTAAAACTCAAAGTAGACAATATTATACTAATATGAATATATCTTGATTCCATTGATCCTAACAATTACTAATTtaaagcataaacattttcgtttTCCGTTGGAGCTTGCATGTTGGTCTATGTACTCACTTGAATAATTCGAAAAAATATTGATGTCAGACCAAAAATTGATGATTTACCGGATGACACATCACTTAGACCAAAATTAATGATTAAAATTCCATATTATCAAAactcaaattttaaaaacttaattgatcaaaacttaaaattagACAAATTGATTgacaaaaaaatcattttcctagtaaaatatttaaatttctcGAGGCTTATTTCAAGAACATCGAGTGACTCGAATTTTAATCAGAAAACCAACACTACTTGCCAGAGTAAAATATCACCAACTCGATTAAAAATCGAAAATTAAATATATGGAAACGaggaaattaaatgaaaaatattgtcATATATATTCGAAATATTAATTACATCGTCCAATTCGGGGCCATTCTGAACCGTAGCAGGTTCAATTTCTCAAAGCGGGATATCGAGGCCTTTCCCCACATCCACACCGATTATCTGAAGCAGTCCTTTGTTCAAAATCTGTACAAcagaaaacatatatacataaaatcaagaattttaacaactgatcaagataccCTATTTAAATGTCTTTTCATGAACTATATGGGATTTTGGGCACTAGTTACTTTGAGCTTTTGCTCATTTCAAGTTGTTGCTTCAAATATACTTCCTCAAGTCTCCGTTATATTGTTAAGAATGAAACTTGGACCTAATTCaacctcaaaagctagctcatgagagaggattgtccaagcccatatatacaactccaatgttatttatccaaccgatgtgaaaCAATTAACACACTCCTCTCACGccgaatgaacatctggagcgtggagtttacaaatgacccgaTTATGGacagaacgggtggcctaattataagcagtccaacacataacggtgaaactcagactctgataccatgttaagaatGACCCGATTATGGacagaacgggtggcctaattataggcagtccaacacataacggtggaacccAGACTCTGATATCATGTTAAGAATGAAACTTGGacttaactcaaccccaaaagctagctcatgggaggaggattgtccaagcccatatatacaactccaatattatttatccaaccgatgtgagacaattaacgtatatattaaaaaaatgtgaTACTTTGATGTAACTCAACCacaaaaattagttcaatggATGGAAATTATCcaaattcatatatataattcTTCATTACTTAATTTAGCCAACATTTCACGCTCATGAACAAAAAACTGTTTATAAGACGTTATCAGGTGGGTTATAGGACTGTTCAATTATATCATGACAGTAAAAATTTAGATTTAACTCAACTCCAAAAATTAACTAAAACTCATGTCAAAAATAGTTTCGtaactttaattaaataataaaaacaagaaCAAATATTCGAAAACTGACCAATTCGACTACAAAAACCATAACGATGCCGATCATCCCAGCTCTGGAGTTCCAAGTTTCAGCTGTCCTTGTGAAACCCAGAAACGGGGCATCGTACTTCGGCTCTTCCTTCGGCAGTTCCACCTGAAATTTATATCACCACGTAATTTGTatgattataataaatttttaaaaaacaagaATAGAATTAAAGAATTAAGCATACGCCGGGGGGCAGCTTGGCGGCTTGAATCTGGAAACAGACCCGTTTGCGCGAATATGGGTTACCCTGTCTCCGAGACTGGAAGAGTGAAATTTCGCGGTGGGTATGGGGATTAATTGGCGGTGCACCGGCGGAGAGGAAATGGGATGATAGTGTGTGTGAAATTGCCATTTGGAAAACTGTGGCCACAGCTCTTCTCCCAACCTTATCTACGTGTACATTCATGCATTATATTCCGGTTATTAAGGACATCCACGTAGCAGGAACCCATTTAGGTCTTCACTCTTGTCAAATAATTcccattaaaaataaaaaaaaaactcattcaTATGTTCACAATCAAAAGTTCAAAACGATTCTTTTTTTTAGGCCACTTACATaatacaaaaatttgtgtaaaaCGATTCCAtaagtcgtatttgtgagacagatatcttatttgagtcgtctataaaaaaatattacttttatgctaagagtattattttttattgtgaatataggtaggattaaccgtctcacagataaagatttgtgatacCGTCCtataagagacctactccttacctaattgaaatattttgataaaaaaatttgtcattttaaatattaattacaaaaaaattttaaaacttaaataacataaaattttaaataatattaattgaaaaatatttaaaagtttaaaataatattttaacatGTGTGTGAGAGAATGTGTTAGATGTCACATGtaagtttaattaatttttttgaaattatatatGAGCTTGATATTTCTCTATTTGAACTAGCTGTTCAAGTCCATAATCGAATAACAACAAATaacatgaaataatttaataataacaaCATTAGAAAtattaaaacatctttaatattAAAATACATTTAAGATAATTTTGTTATTTAAAATGCACTTTATATAACCTTCATGATACATATAACACGATCCTTATTTGTTACTCAAATATCAGTCGCGGCCATCTGCTTGatctttaataaaaatattcatctgttttaataattagtTACCTGCATACAAGAAATTGAGAAATATTAATTATGGAATTCAACAACCCGTTCCATTAATTCATCACTCAATCTAttaatcataaaaatatatattctaaAAATGATTATTTAAACATTTTTACAGATTAATATTTGTTTTTAGAAATTGAAATGTAAATCAAattgaacaatttttttaaacatttttctGCTGTGATTGATCAAGAAAGTGTGACCGAGGGAGGTAAGCCTTTTAAATCTCAAATCCATGGGAAATTATGTAAAAGGCATCGTTTGCAGAGGCAGACACGGTGCAGTAGGAA
This Primulina eburnea isolate SZY01 chromosome 2, ASM2296580v1, whole genome shotgun sequence DNA region includes the following protein-coding sequences:
- the LOC140817948 gene encoding light-harvesting complex-like protein OHP1, chloroplastic; amino-acid sequence: MNVHVDKVGRRAVATVFQMAISHTLSSHFLSAGAPPINPHTHREISLFQSRRQGNPYSRKRVCFQIQAAKLPPGVELPKEEPKYDAPFLGFTRTAETWNSRAGMIGIVMVFVVELILNKGLLQIIGVDVGKGLDIPL